From a single Raphanus sativus cultivar WK10039 chromosome 3, ASM80110v3, whole genome shotgun sequence genomic region:
- the LOC130509339 gene encoding uncharacterized protein LOC130509339: protein MDDLYGNVQQHNSFHAARNLDQRSKTDCSAKSYFNQAVAASPDYCSRSSFMYVLASTHILQASHVQFFRDVEEEADGEEVKEERQKEVIVPQPSRMNFFTGRFLIRPCLRLWSRHLQPVVLFIL, encoded by the exons ATGGatgatttatatgggaatgtaCAACAACATAACTCATTTCATGCAGCAAGAAACTTGGATCAAAGATCAAAGACAGACTGCTCAGCTAAATCATACTTCAATCAAGCCGTTGCAGCATCTCCTGATTACTG CTCAAGATCATCATTCATGTACGTTTTGGCGTCGACGCATATCTTGCAAGCTTCACATGTGCAGTTCTTTCGGGATGTTGAAGAGGAAGCAGATGGAGAGGAGGTGAAGGAAGAGAGACAGAAAGAAGTAATTGTGCCTCAACCTTCTCGAATGAATTTCTTTACCGGACGTTTCCTAATACGGCCATGTCTTAGATTGTGGTCTCGGCATCTCCAACCagttgttttgtttattttatag